DNA sequence from the Chryseobacterium turcicum genome:
CTGATAAGCATTGATTAAGCCATTGATTTCTTTTGACGTTGCATTATTATCAATCGTCGCAAAATCGTTATCCGTAGCTTTAATTATTTTTAAAAGTTTAGCATCTATTTTTTTCGTGTAATCCACATTTTTTTTATCACTCGTATGTTTTCCCCAACCTCCGTTTGGAAGTTGATAAACCATCATTTTTTCTACCAAAGTATCTTTTACCTGTGCTGAAATTCCTGAAAATGCCAGACAAAATATGGCAATTGAAAGTTTTGATTTAATCATTATTAAAAACTTATTTAACGGTAATGAGTAACGGATTGGCAACTATTTGAGTTTGCTTCTGCAACAAAGTTTCCCAATCTTTTTGAGTTTGTATTTGTCCGCTTTTCTGCCAAGCAAATCCTGCATAATAGGTGAGTTTTTTCTGAGGTTTTGTTACGACTAGTAAATTACTTTGATCAGGCGTTTCAGATTTGTGAGCCACAGATTTTTGTATAATTTTAGGATTAATAACAATTCCTTCCCCCACAAAAGCATCATCAATTTTCTCCCAATGCAGATAATATCCGGCTTTATCATTCAATTTTGATTCGCCTTCATTTTTATGTAAAGAAATTCCGACTGTATAATTGGGGGCAGGTTTTTCAACATCAAAACTTGATTCAAATTTAGAAAAATTGGAGCCTAAATCTAAAGAAATTCTTTTGGTTTCCTTTACGCCAAATTCGCTCCATGGTGCATAAGTCAATTCAAAAATGGTTCTTAAAGGTCCTTCTGCAATTGTTTTAGAGCTTGTAAAATTTTGAGAAACTTGTAGTTTTTCATCTTTCCAAATACCAATTCCGCCTGTTCCACGACTGTCTCCTACATGATAAGGATCGTAACCTTCACCTCTCGTATCTTTGTGATAATACATCGGATCGGTTAAATATCCTTTGTAC
Encoded proteins:
- a CDS encoding DUF4861 family protein; the encoded protein is MNKIRDIGLSCAIVCVAANSMNAQASIQVKNTQNFARNEIVSLSINQLKTYLGKNKADDLRIKDAQNNYQVIQWIDNDGDGKNDELLFQAKVDAKKTNSYTIIADSKTSVPESKLTTYSRLVPERVDDYTWENDKIAFRVYGPKGQAEALAGVKGSTLSSGVDIWFKRTEKSVINEWYKGYLTDPMYYHKDTRGEGYDPYHVGDSRGTGGIGIWKDEKLQVSQNFTSSKTIAEGPLRTIFELTYAPWSEFGVKETKRISLDLGSNFSKFESSFDVEKPAPNYTVGISLHKNEGESKLNDKAGYYLHWEKIDDAFVGEGIVINPKIIQKSVAHKSETPDQSNLLVVTKPQKKLTYYAGFAWQKSGQIQTQKDWETLLQKQTQIVANPLLITVK